A region of Kribbella sp. NBC_01245 DNA encodes the following proteins:
- a CDS encoding helix-turn-helix transcriptional regulator, which translates to MESEVLPRAVDKVARLAGQPTDLATFWRSCTEVITTVVPHFWAPCFFTLDPASLLVTSHFHEGLDEFPPEALAHEYYGDDVQKLVDVVRTPTGVSTIHEATGGDPSSSPRWQFNMSMGGDQELIARLRTRQGETWGAVGLYREPGAPMFGDGDKEFLRAIGPHLALGARQAMTFGEATDPEVPDGPGLVVIDSAWQIRSTTAGADHWISRLPDGDLEHGRLPTAVLSVAAQGLRDRKLGQPSTVAFARVLAKDGTWLLLHGAPLEGDDQPRVAVIIEPAHPARIYPLLMSAYELTERERDVVKLVLTGSSTTEIAQTLVVSPLTVQNHLKSVFEKTGVRSRRDLVGKIFFTHYEPRFRENEQRVLRGRPIRGGPVPHATQN; encoded by the coding sequence ATGGAGTCCGAGGTCCTGCCACGCGCAGTCGACAAGGTCGCCCGCCTCGCCGGGCAGCCGACTGACCTCGCGACGTTCTGGCGCTCGTGCACCGAGGTGATCACCACCGTCGTGCCGCACTTTTGGGCGCCGTGCTTCTTCACGCTCGACCCGGCCTCGCTGCTGGTCACCAGCCACTTCCACGAGGGCCTGGACGAGTTCCCTCCAGAGGCGCTCGCGCATGAGTACTACGGCGACGACGTGCAGAAACTGGTCGACGTCGTGCGCACCCCGACAGGCGTCTCCACCATTCACGAGGCAACGGGCGGCGACCCGAGTAGCAGCCCGCGCTGGCAGTTCAACATGTCCATGGGCGGAGATCAGGAACTGATCGCGCGGCTGCGAACTCGGCAGGGCGAGACCTGGGGGGCGGTCGGCTTGTATCGCGAGCCCGGCGCACCGATGTTCGGCGACGGTGACAAGGAGTTCCTGCGGGCGATCGGGCCGCACCTCGCGCTCGGCGCACGCCAGGCGATGACGTTCGGCGAAGCGACCGATCCCGAGGTTCCGGATGGTCCGGGGCTGGTGGTCATCGACAGCGCCTGGCAGATCCGCTCCACGACCGCAGGCGCTGACCATTGGATCTCCCGCCTGCCGGACGGCGACCTCGAGCACGGGCGTTTACCGACGGCCGTGCTGTCCGTTGCGGCGCAAGGCTTGCGGGATCGGAAGCTTGGCCAGCCCTCGACCGTCGCGTTCGCGAGGGTTCTGGCGAAGGATGGCACCTGGCTCTTGCTGCACGGGGCTCCGCTAGAAGGCGATGACCAGCCTCGGGTCGCCGTGATCATCGAACCGGCCCACCCTGCACGCATCTACCCGCTGCTGATGTCCGCCTATGAGCTGACCGAGCGCGAGCGCGACGTGGTCAAGCTGGTGCTCACCGGCTCGTCGACCACCGAGATCGCGCAGACCCTCGTGGTGTCGCCACTCACCGTTCAGAACCACCTCAAGAGCGTGTTCGAGAAGACTGGCGTCCGGAGCCGGCGCGACTTGGTGGGCAAGATCTTCTTCACCCACTACGAGCCGCGCTTCCGCGAGAACGAACAGCGTGTCCTGCGTGGCCGGCCCATCCGAGGCGGACCGGTGCCGCACGCCACGCAGAACTGA
- the cbiQ gene encoding cobalt ECF transporter T component CbiQ: protein MSAGDGLLVVADSPVHRLPAQVKIVALLVFVLAVVSTPAERFVAFLLYAVLAIGVIRLAKLPGATVVRRLAVETPFIVFALLLPFVATGPKVDVLGLSLSESGVLGAWNLLAKGTLGVLAAIVLSASTSPRELLAGLERLRLPATLVAILSFMVRYLSVVSGDLQRMRIARESRAYAGGRAGHLKAVAAGAGALFVRSYERGERVHLAMLARGYTGTMPALSQGGATRAEWAKGLVLPAVAVLVAITERMLAW, encoded by the coding sequence ATGTCAGCCGGCGACGGGCTCCTGGTCGTTGCCGACAGCCCCGTTCACCGGCTGCCGGCCCAGGTGAAGATCGTCGCCCTGCTGGTCTTCGTGCTCGCCGTGGTGTCGACCCCGGCCGAGCGGTTCGTCGCCTTCCTGCTGTACGCCGTCCTGGCCATCGGCGTCATCCGGCTCGCCAAGTTGCCCGGGGCAACGGTGGTGCGCCGGCTCGCGGTGGAGACGCCGTTCATCGTGTTCGCGCTGTTGCTGCCGTTCGTCGCCACCGGGCCGAAGGTCGACGTACTGGGTCTGAGTCTGTCCGAGTCCGGCGTGCTCGGCGCGTGGAACCTGCTGGCCAAAGGCACCCTCGGCGTCCTCGCCGCGATCGTGCTCTCCGCGAGTACGTCGCCGCGCGAGCTGCTCGCCGGGCTCGAACGCCTGCGCCTGCCGGCAACGCTCGTCGCGATCCTGTCGTTCATGGTCCGCTACCTGAGCGTGGTGTCGGGCGACCTGCAGCGGATGCGGATCGCCCGGGAGTCCAGGGCGTACGCCGGTGGGCGCGCGGGTCATCTCAAGGCGGTCGCGGCGGGCGCTGGTGCGTTGTTCGTCCGGTCGTACGAACGCGGCGAGCGGGTCCATCTCGCGATGCTCGCCCGCGGCTATACCGGGACCATGCCCGCGCTATCCCAGGGCGGCGCCACCCGGGCGGAGTGGGCGAAAGGCCTCGTGCTGCCCGCGGTCGCCGTACTCGTCGCTATCACTGAGAGAATGCTCGCGTGGTGA
- a CDS encoding dihydrolipoyl dehydrogenase family protein, whose translation MVEQVDVVVVGLGVGGEEVAGRLAEAGLKVVGVDDRLVGGECPYWGCVPSKMMIRAGNLVAETRRVDGMAGKGTVEPDWTPVATRIREEATDDWNDQVAVDRLVKKGVTFLRERCRITGPGVVTAGDREFKASRGIVIATGTVPVIPPIDGLADTPYWTNHDAIEAKALPASLLILGGGAIGLELAQVAARFGTKVTVIEASERILAMEEPESSDLAQDALKKDGVTFHTGVRAIKVDHNGDAFTVSLEDGKTIEGEKLLVATGRRLDVKGLGLDVVGIDPESRSIEVDEHVRAADGVWAVGDVTGKGAFTHMAMYQANVAVHDILRTEGAPVAAYHAVPRVTFTDPEIGAVGMTEKQAREAGIEVKTGSAQIPSSSRGWIHKAGNEGFIKLVVDSERGVLVGATSAGPTGGEVLGALAVAVHAEVPVHSLQQMIYAYPTFHRTIGDALRTL comes from the coding sequence ATGGTTGAACAGGTGGACGTGGTGGTGGTCGGACTCGGCGTCGGCGGCGAGGAGGTCGCGGGCCGACTCGCGGAGGCCGGGCTAAAAGTCGTCGGGGTCGATGACCGACTGGTCGGCGGCGAATGCCCCTACTGGGGCTGCGTACCGAGCAAGATGATGATCCGCGCGGGCAACCTGGTCGCCGAAACGCGCCGGGTCGACGGCATGGCCGGCAAGGGGACAGTCGAACCAGACTGGACGCCGGTGGCGACCCGAATCCGGGAAGAGGCGACCGACGACTGGAACGACCAGGTCGCGGTCGACCGCCTGGTGAAGAAGGGCGTCACGTTCCTCCGTGAGCGCTGCCGGATCACCGGGCCCGGCGTGGTCACCGCCGGCGACCGCGAATTCAAGGCCTCGAGAGGCATCGTCATCGCGACCGGGACCGTGCCCGTCATACCGCCGATCGACGGCCTCGCGGACACGCCGTACTGGACCAATCACGACGCCATTGAGGCCAAGGCCTTGCCGGCCTCGCTGCTGATCCTCGGCGGCGGTGCGATCGGGCTCGAGCTCGCTCAGGTGGCAGCCCGGTTCGGCACCAAGGTCACCGTGATCGAGGCGTCCGAGCGGATTCTCGCGATGGAGGAACCAGAGTCCAGTGACCTCGCCCAAGACGCCCTCAAGAAGGACGGCGTCACGTTCCACACCGGCGTGCGGGCGATCAAGGTGGACCACAACGGCGACGCGTTCACGGTCAGCCTGGAAGACGGCAAGACGATCGAAGGCGAGAAGCTGCTGGTCGCGACCGGCCGCCGTCTCGACGTGAAGGGCCTCGGCCTCGACGTCGTCGGGATCGATCCAGAGAGCCGGTCGATCGAGGTCGACGAGCACGTACGCGCGGCCGACGGCGTCTGGGCGGTCGGCGATGTGACCGGCAAGGGCGCGTTCACCCACATGGCGATGTACCAGGCGAATGTCGCGGTGCACGACATCCTCCGGACCGAGGGCGCGCCGGTCGCGGCGTACCACGCAGTGCCCCGGGTGACCTTCACCGATCCGGAGATCGGCGCGGTCGGCATGACCGAGAAGCAGGCGCGCGAGGCGGGGATCGAGGTCAAGACCGGCAGCGCGCAGATCCCGTCGTCGAGCCGTGGCTGGATCCACAAGGCGGGCAACGAGGGCTTCATCAAACTGGTGGTCGACTCCGAACGCGGGGTCCTCGTCGGCGCGACCTCGGCCGGGCCGACCGGGGGAGAGGTGCTCGGCGCGCTGGCCGTCGCCGTGCACGCGGAGGTGCCGGTGCACTCGCTGCAGCAGATGATCTACGCCTACCCGACCTTCCACCGCACGATCGGCGACGCCCTGCGCACGCTCTGA
- a CDS encoding energy-coupling factor ABC transporter ATP-binding protein, with protein sequence MNGPSILVERLVFAYPDGRQALFGVDFEIGKGERVALLGPNGAGKTTLVLHLNGILGSVAGGTGSGRIKVGGADLHREHLTEIRRKVGLVFQDPDDQLFMPTVRDDVAFGPANLGLRGAELEERVREALVAVGMQDHADIAPHHLSFGQRRRVAVATVLAMRPEVLVLDEPSSNLDPASRRELADILAGLDVTLLMITHDLPYALQLCDRSLLMNGGRIVADGPTRELLGDAELMAANRLELPYGFDPLSVPGPERR encoded by the coding sequence GTGAACGGACCCTCCATCCTGGTCGAACGGCTCGTTTTCGCGTACCCGGATGGCCGCCAGGCCCTGTTCGGGGTGGACTTCGAGATCGGCAAGGGCGAGCGGGTCGCCTTGCTCGGGCCGAATGGCGCAGGCAAGACCACGCTCGTGCTGCACCTGAACGGCATCCTCGGCTCCGTTGCCGGCGGCACCGGCAGCGGGCGGATCAAGGTCGGCGGCGCGGATCTGCATCGCGAGCACCTGACCGAGATCCGGCGCAAGGTCGGCCTGGTCTTCCAGGATCCCGACGACCAGTTGTTCATGCCGACCGTGCGGGACGACGTTGCCTTCGGCCCGGCCAATCTCGGGTTGCGCGGTGCTGAGCTGGAGGAACGAGTACGCGAGGCGCTGGTCGCCGTCGGCATGCAGGATCACGCCGATATCGCGCCACACCACCTCTCGTTCGGGCAACGGCGGCGGGTCGCCGTCGCGACCGTGCTGGCGATGCGGCCCGAGGTGCTGGTGCTGGACGAGCCGTCGAGCAATCTCGATCCCGCCAGCCGCCGGGAGCTGGCCGATATCCTCGCCGGGCTCGACGTGACCCTGCTGATGATCACGCACGACCTGCCCTACGCGCTGCAGCTGTGCGACCGGAGCCTGCTGATGAACGGCGGCCGCATCGTTGCCGACGGCCCCACCCGCGAGCTGCTCGGCGACGCGGAGCTGATGGCCGCCAACCGACTCGAACTGCCCTACGGCTTCGACCCCCTCTCCGTCCCAGGCCCCGAACGCCGCTGA
- a CDS encoding energy-coupling factor ABC transporter permease, which produces MHVPDGFLDAPTSIATGLIAAGAVGVSLRKASGEIRETGPALAGLTAAFVFAVQMVNFPVGAGTSGHLLGGALAAALVGPWTGVLVMSVVLLVQGLLFADGGLTALGTNITLMGVVSVLVGFIVTRTLLAVLPKRVGSVVPAAAVGALLAVPVSALAFTGLYAAGGAVAIPIGKLAGAMVGWHVLIGLGEAAITAAVLSAVVATRPDLVYVARHLQPDLVLIDADGNSSTVTADKPIAVNAGRRPMGVALAVTLLIAGGISLFASAHPDGLEFVGESLGFGESAKDSAVAGSPLADYGVSGVGNERVSGALAGIIGVLLTIAIGLAVAKIASLRTTRVIDKKVNV; this is translated from the coding sequence ATGCATGTTCCCGACGGCTTTCTCGACGCGCCCACGTCCATTGCCACCGGTCTGATCGCGGCCGGGGCCGTCGGGGTGAGCCTGCGCAAGGCGAGTGGCGAGATCCGCGAGACCGGTCCGGCGCTCGCGGGGCTGACGGCTGCCTTCGTGTTCGCGGTCCAGATGGTCAACTTTCCGGTCGGCGCCGGCACCAGCGGTCATCTGCTCGGCGGTGCGCTGGCCGCCGCCCTGGTCGGCCCGTGGACCGGTGTACTCGTGATGTCGGTCGTCCTGCTCGTGCAAGGCCTGCTCTTCGCCGACGGCGGGCTGACCGCTCTCGGCACCAACATCACGCTGATGGGCGTGGTGAGCGTGCTGGTCGGGTTCATCGTCACGCGCACGCTCCTGGCCGTCCTGCCGAAGCGGGTCGGTAGCGTCGTGCCGGCCGCCGCCGTCGGCGCGCTCCTCGCCGTACCGGTCTCGGCCCTGGCCTTCACCGGGTTGTACGCCGCCGGGGGAGCCGTCGCGATCCCGATCGGCAAACTGGCCGGCGCGATGGTCGGTTGGCACGTCCTGATCGGTCTGGGGGAGGCGGCCATCACCGCGGCCGTGCTGAGCGCGGTGGTCGCGACCCGGCCCGACCTCGTGTACGTCGCGCGCCACCTGCAGCCCGACCTGGTCCTGATCGATGCCGACGGCAACAGTTCGACCGTGACCGCGGACAAGCCGATCGCGGTCAACGCGGGCCGACGGCCGATGGGGGTCGCGCTGGCGGTGACGCTGCTGATCGCGGGCGGTATCAGCCTGTTCGCGAGCGCCCATCCGGACGGCCTGGAGTTCGTCGGCGAATCGCTCGGCTTCGGCGAAAGCGCGAAGGACTCGGCCGTCGCTGGCAGCCCGTTGGCCGACTATGGCGTGAGTGGTGTCGGCAACGAACGCGTCTCCGGAGCCCTGGCCGGCATCATCGGCGTACTGCTGACCATCGCGATCGGCCTGGCCGTCGCGAAGATCGCCTCGCTGCGGACGACCCGCGTTATCGACAAGAAGGTCAACGTCTGA
- a CDS encoding ArsR/SmtB family transcription factor, protein MAINSPVPDYDLEDTLELTTAEQVRAISDPLRTTILGLLHERAATVTELATAVKRPKSTVAHHVKVLADAGILRVVRTRRVRAIEERYYGRAARMFYYGLGRRSTSAQDPPDPNDLEVAAKESEGAYDAGQLRSFIRHARIPEERAAEFWRRVMPIIHEFDKLPRSGDTTYGFTVGLFPIFDYPTLPPTATEAEEDPSITER, encoded by the coding sequence ATGGCAATCAATAGCCCGGTCCCCGACTACGACCTCGAGGACACTCTGGAGCTCACCACCGCCGAGCAGGTGCGCGCGATCAGCGATCCGCTGCGTACGACGATCCTCGGGCTGCTGCACGAACGTGCCGCGACCGTCACCGAGCTCGCGACAGCGGTCAAACGGCCGAAGAGCACCGTGGCTCACCACGTGAAGGTGCTGGCCGACGCCGGCATCCTGCGCGTCGTACGGACTCGTCGGGTTCGGGCCATCGAGGAGCGGTACTACGGCCGCGCGGCGCGGATGTTCTACTACGGCCTGGGTCGTCGGTCGACCAGCGCCCAGGACCCGCCGGACCCCAACGATCTCGAGGTCGCGGCCAAAGAGTCCGAAGGCGCGTACGACGCCGGCCAACTGCGCTCGTTCATCCGGCACGCCCGGATCCCCGAGGAGAGGGCGGCGGAGTTCTGGCGGCGGGTGATGCCGATCATCCACGAGTTCGACAAACTGCCGCGCTCCGGCGACACCACCTACGGCTTCACCGTCGGCCTCTTCCCGATCTTCGACTACCCGACCCTGCCACCCACAGCGACAGAAGCCGAAGAAGATCCAAGCATTACCGAGCGGTGA